Proteins co-encoded in one Spirochaetales bacterium genomic window:
- a CDS encoding 5-formyltetrahydrofolate cyclo-ligase, with the protein MIKKKLRQEMRSALKSMKKDIRERKSRIISEKARHAPCWNNADTILVFLSMQEEVETGFIIQAGLNAGKTVGVPSISGREIIFHEIGCIDPECVINRYGIREPDPEYPVIDSGARQRNRILVFTPGLAFDRNLSRLGRGSGFYDRFIRRIRVSKQDNVSFCGICFTEQLIEEVPVSCYDEKVDAVITDSDVFGIV; encoded by the coding sequence ATGATTAAAAAAAAATTACGGCAGGAAATGCGATCGGCTTTAAAAAGCATGAAAAAGGATATAAGGGAGAGAAAAAGCCGGATTATCTCGGAAAAAGCAAGGCATGCACCATGCTGGAATAATGCCGATACAATTCTGGTTTTTTTATCCATGCAGGAAGAAGTTGAAACCGGGTTCATCATACAGGCGGGCCTCAATGCAGGAAAAACGGTGGGAGTGCCCAGTATTTCAGGACGGGAAATCATATTTCATGAAATCGGGTGTATTGACCCGGAGTGTGTGATAAACAGGTATGGGATACGCGAGCCGGATCCCGAATACCCCGTGATCGATTCCGGTGCCCGGCAGCGTAACAGGATACTCGTTTTTACCCCCGGTTTGGCCTTTGACAGGAATTTGTCCCGGCTTGGGCGAGGAAGCGGGTTCTATGACCGGTTCATCCGCAGGATCCGCGTGAGTAAACAGGACAATGTCAGCTTTTGCGGGATATGTTTTACCGAGCAGCTGATAGAAGAAGTCCCGGTTTCCTGTTATGATGAAAAAGTCGATGCGGTGATCACGGATTCAGATGTTTTTGGAATCGTATGA